A segment of the Hippopotamus amphibius kiboko isolate mHipAmp2 chromosome 8, mHipAmp2.hap2, whole genome shotgun sequence genome:
TGTTATTACATAGCCAGGTACGTAAGTGtgtgagggagaaggggaggcccTTCTTTCAGCAGAAGGTCAACTAATGAATGCGGGCAGGTGGATGGGTTTAGAAGCATCACCTCTGGCACCCGTCCTGAGAACAGTTTCAGGTAAGGATGGTCAAAGGATGCTGAAGTTCACGGGCAACCGTTTGTGGGGCGACAGGGTATTGACGGAGTCTCGTGTCTCCGCAGAAGACGCGTATTACTTACAAGGGAAAGCCAGGAACTTGCAGTGGGGAAGCTGCACAGATGCCCCTACCCTGGGGTCCTGCCATCCTGCTCCCCAGAGCCTAGCTCAGGACCTCAGGCCGCCGCCTGCaggccctctgcctcctccagcgATCAGGTTCTGGTCCTCGAGGTTTGCAGCCTTGCTCCACCAGGAGATGGGAGGTACCCTCTGTGCTGGGTGCCAGCCCCCTCCGCTGGGGGGCAGCCCCCCGTGTTGGGTGACAGCCCCCTCCGCTGGGGGGCAGCCCCCTGTGCTGGGTGACAGCCCCCTCTGCTGGGTGACAGCGTGGCTTCTGTCTTGCAGGCTCCAGCAAGGTGCTGCTGAGGCCCCGGACGTGCCAGGAGGTGGCGCACATCCTGAGGTACGCGCCCTGCCTGCCCTCACTCCCGAGTCGCTCACCAGTGGTTTCCTCGCAGACACGGTGCATGGGACAGGCAGACCCCATGAAGTGGGCAGTGACCGGGGCCAGGGAGGCGGGTGGGCGGAAAGTGCCTTCCTGAGCTGGGCTGAGCCTGGAATCTTGGACTCTTGGGCTGCTGGGTGGGCCTCAGgtggggagctgctgcagcctcgaagtgcagggcagggaaggaaacagacctTTTCTTGAAAAATGCGTTCTTTGATGTTTTAGATCAATACACTCTCgtgtttattatagaaaaattggaaaacatacaaaaccataaagaaaaaaaaaatgcagaagcagCTACCGGTTTCCCTGCAGAGATAACCACGGGGGACGTGTTGGCTTCTTAGCTCAGCATCTTTCTTGTGTGGGTTTTTAAATGTTATCGCGTTGTATCTACGGTGTCAGAgtctttcttcccttccatttGGCCGTATCCGTGCCCGTTTCTTGGTGCTGGTTATTCTTCCACGCCCCTGTTGACGCGTGGGCGGCGTGCACCCTGCGCGCGCTCTGTCCCCGAGGCGGCACGTCGAGGTGTCGCCGTGCCTCAGGACAGCTGGCGGGTGGCTGGGGGCCCCGGCCCTGCTCTGTCCGCGTCCCGGCTGCAGGGTGGCGCCCCGCGGGTGGCGTGTGTGATGCACGTCAGCAGCCTGGCACTCGGGGCAGGTGTCCCGCTGCCCAGATCCTTACTCCCCGGGGCCCTCTTCCCTTCAGGTCTTTACGAAGTGGGAGCCTGGTAGGGGACGAGGTGCCACGGATGCGTCTGATGTGTTTGAAGGGCGGTGGGCGAGGGAGGGGCACGCAGCTGGGGATGAAGGGGAGCGGAGACTTGAGGTGTGGGGGCGGGCGGGAGCCCTGAGTGCCCGGGGGCTGCGGTGCTCTAGGTGTGgacggggtgggagggtgggcggCCGCTGGCGCTCAGCCTGTCTGTGCCTGGAGGAGCGGCGCCTGGAGCAGCTGGGGCCTCAGCTGTGGTCTGGGAGGTGCCGGCCCCTAGCGCCCCGGGCGGCTTTGTGACGGACGTGTGTCCCCTCAGACTCCCATCATGTGCGGGGGCCGAGGAGGCGGCCCCTCGAGGCTGCGGCTGGAGGTGGCCTGGCTTGGACGCGGGAGGGGCTTGGGGTCTCACGGCCCCGAGCGTGTCCCCCCGGGGTGGTGGCTTGGGGAGGGGAGCCTGACACCGGTCCTGTGCGTGTCCCAGGTACTGTCACGAGAGGAACCTGGCCGTGAGTCCGCAGGGGGGCAACACGGGCATGGTGGGGGGCAGCACGCCCGTCTTTGATGAGATTATCGTGTCCACCGCCCTCATGAACCAGGTCATCAGCTTCCACGACGTGTCTGGTAAGGCCGGCTGCCTGGCAGGACCTTCCCTCTCAGCTGCGGGGCCGGGCCGTGGGGGACCCGGGCCCGGGGGAGGGGCCCGACGGCCACGGCTGCACGCGAGCCGGGCCCCTGGGCGTGTCTGCGCAGGGGGTGCTGTTTAGGGGGTCCCTGGGGTGACTTACACCCTGGGCTTGAGCTGTCCCTGCGGCCCATTTGGACCGACACCTTCCGACCGTGCCGGCCCTTCCCAGGGCGTGCGAGGCGTCTGAGGGGCTCCACGCTCTCGAGGCTCGGGGCCCAGCAGGGGCGTGCCGGTGCCCCTCAGGCAGGACCCCTGGGCGGACCGTGCTCTCCAGCGGGGGCACCTGGACGCAGGGGGTGTCGAGCAGCACCCCGGCCCCTCCCAGGATGCCGGCAGCGCCTCCGACCCGGGTGGGCTTCGGAATTGTCGCGTGTCCTCTAGGGGGCAGCATCACTCCCCGACGGAGGGCCACAGCCTTGGAGCAGCCCTCTGCTAGCCGCCGCCTTGCATAAGCGCgtgtgtgtgcccgtgtgtgcgcatgtgtgcgcgcgtgcgcgtgtgtgtggtTTTTCCCTCCACGTTGTCTCACtggctttccttcttttctcacaAAGGCCTGTTCTGGGGAGGAACGGGGACACACGCCTTTTCCTCCTCGCCCGGGTCCCGGGGGGACGCCCCTTCCTGGGTTTTCGCCTGCAGACCCCCAGGGTGGCCCGGCTGGTCCTGAGCCGAGAGCACCCGCGGGTGCTCTGGTTGCTTGCAGGGGTCCTGGTGTGCCAGGCAGGCTGCGTCCTGGAGGAGCTGAGCCGCCACGTGGAGGCGCGGGGCTTTGTCATGCCGCTGGACCTCGGGGCAAAGGGCAGCTGCCACATTGGCGGGAACGTGGCCACCAACGCGGGTGGCCTGCGGTTTCTGCGATACGGATCGCTGCGCGGGACGGTCCTGGGCCTGGAAGTGGTGAGCTGGGGACGCCGTCGTGGCGGAGCTCTGGCCCTGCTTCTAGGGACGCCTGGCTGGGCTTGCTCTGGTCCCCCAGTCGGTCCCGGGGTGGCCAGCCTTCACCGGTGACCAGCGTGCGAGGTCTCTGgctgagaccccagctcagctctctggggtcccCCCCCCGCTCCCTGCAGACACCTGGGGTGGTGCAGGCCCAGCACAGGGGCTGCCTCTCGGGCCCCAGCCTGGAGGTCCCCGTTCCCATTGTACCAGCCCCCAGGGACGCGGGGGTCACACGCAGACCCTGCTCTCTGGCCTCTCACGAGGCGATGGCGCGTCCGCTGCCCCGCTGTCCCACGAGGAGCTGCCGTGAGAACCACGGCCTGGGCGGGTTCCCAGCCCAGCGGCATCTGCCTGCCGGCCTCTGGGCGGCTCCTGCTAGGAGGAGCCCCATCACTCCGCTGTCACCGCCCCCAAGACTGTTGAGTGCGTGAAGCACACCTTGGGGTGCTCTAAAGCGAGGGCCCTCTGTCTGTTTACCCAAGGAGGGAATGACTTCCATCCGCTAAATCACAAGGTTCCCATAGCTTTGTTCTCTGGCTGCAGATTGTTTTTATTGTAAGtcactttctcatttttataagcTGTTTTGCTAAGCTTCTGACTAAATGCACGGAACAGGACTCAGATGGATTTACAGAGCATGAGCGAGATTCCTgtggatgggggcgggggggcgggcaCTGCCATTCTCTGCCCTCCTACACCCCAGGTGCGCCCTCCTGCACCCCAGGTgtgccctcctccaccccaggTGTGCCCTGCTTTGGACCAGCTTCCCTTGAGAACTGGGCCCTGAGCTTCCTGGTTGTGGTGGCCGTGAGGGACAGTCACTCCATCCGGGGAAGAGAAGCCCCTCCTTCAGCCTGATGGGGTGACTTCAGGCCCGGTGCCACGCCAGGGGCCCCCTGTGTTCCTGGACCAAAGTGGGGTGGGGAGCTTGTGACTGGCTGGGCTTTCTCGGGGTGCCCAGGCCTCCCCACGGTGGCTGGAGCCAGGCGTCGGTTGGGACTGTGGGCTGATGCGGGAGTGCCCGTCTCTGCTGCTTCCTAGGTGCTGGCCGACGGCACCGTCCTGAACGGCCTCACGACCCTGCGGAAGGACAACACGGGCTATGACCTGAAGCAGCTCTTCATCGGGTCGGAGGGCACTCTGGGGGTCATCACCGCCGTGTCCATCTTGTGTCCGCCCAAGCCCAGCGCTGTGAGCGTGGCCTTCCTCGGTAGGCACCTCCACCCGCCTCTCGAGCAGGTTCTCAGGCTGCGCTGCCGCGTGCGCCTCCTGTGCTCTGCGCTTCTCGCTGTTTCCAGAGGGGCTGGGACCTGGCCTTGTCGGTGTCCGCGGTggggtctgggcagggcaccCTGTGTGCTGTAAGAAAACCAGGGCCTCGCCCGTCTCGCGCAGGCGTGGGGGCGGTGAAGCAGCCTGCGCTGTGAGACTCGCGGGGAAATGGTGTCACTGGGCGCGGGAGCGCGTGCCCGGGGAGTTCGTCATGGGGAGCTCGTACATCCTGTGGGGCCGGCGGCGCGCCGTCCCTCTCCGGGGCCCCGTCTCTGCAAGCGCGTCGGAGCGTTTCCCCGGCCAGCCGCAGGGCCCTGCCTCCTGTCACGGCAGGCTTGAGAGACCGGCTCGTGTCTGCtttgctcccttccctccctcacctgtTTGCGTCTCCTCTCCCACCTGGGTGCAGCTGCGTTGGGTTCGCCGCggtctctgccctcctcctggtCCAGAGGCCCGTCTCCGGGAGGCCCCCGCACCCTGCCCGTCAGCGACGGGATGCGGGGCCTGCAGGCGGCTCCCCCCGACCCCCGGGCTTGTCGGCATCTCCGTTCCATCTGTGTCTCCGGTCTCTTCTTCACCGTTGTTCTTATTGTATAAATGTgccattttctttgtttcctttgcatCAGGCCCTCCTCTGGGGGCCACGCGCCTTGTGAACACGCCCTCTGTCATTTCCTGTCGTGGATGTCTGCTGCTGTGAGTTCTCGCTTTGCGTCTGTCCGAAAACGTCTCCATTCACCCCGTTCTTGGAAGAGACTCccgcggggggcggcgggggaggcAGCGTCGGTCCTCCCCGTCGAGGGCGCCGCCCCGTCGAGGGCGCCGTGGGGCGGAGTCGGCCGTCCTCCGCTGCGGCTGTTCTGCGGGACTCCGCCTCTTTCTCTTTGGCTGATTTAAAGATTTTCTCTCTACCTTTGGTCTGTTGCGGGTCTCGGGTGTGGCGTGTGAgagcctgtttcttttcttctctgggtCTCCTGAACTTCTTAAACCCGTGGCTTGGTTCTCCCACGTGCAGAAGTTTCCCGCCACCCCCTCGCCGGCCGTCGCCTGTTTTGCTGTCCTCCCAGGACGGCGACTGGAGGCACGACGGAGCCTTTCCGTCCGTCCGCCTCCATGTCCTACCCTCGCTCGGGTTTCCATCCTCTCTCGCTCTGTGTTGCGTTCTGGAAGGTTTCTTCCCATCTGTTTCAGTTCACGGACGCTCCCTTCTGCTGCGGTTCGCACACCGCTAAGCCCGTCGTGTCCAGCTGCCGTGTCCGGCCCGGGGCCTCTGCCCGTCCTTGGGCCTGCAGAGTGGGCCTCAGCCCCTGACCTTCACGCGCTGGGTCTTCTCTCCGGACCCTCCTCCCTGACCTCCACGTGCCTTCCCGACCCTGCCCTGAAGGGCCAGGTGTGCCCTCCCCTCCACGTCCCCTCTCTGCCTTGGGCGGCTCGGTGGCCAGCTCCGGGCGCCAGGGCACCGCGGAGAGCTCGGCGGCCACAAAATGTGCCTTGAGCGCCTTGCTGGCCGGGCGGGCCCTGGGTGTCGGCAGAGACACGCAGGGAAGCTGCTTCCCGGGGCAGCCCGTGCTGGCCTGGCCCTGTGTTTGTGGACTTGCCCGGCAGCGTTCCCGGCGCGTCCCGGGGCTCTCAGGCAGCCATCTCCCTTCCTCTTCGGTGCCTGTGACCTGTGACGTGGTGGCTGACCTGCGGGCTTGTCCTGCTCCGCGAGGCCGCCCCGCTCAGCGGCGCCGTTGCCGGGAGGAGCCTTGGTGTCGCGGCTTGCCAGGGGCTCGGGCGGGCCTGTGAGCGAGGCCCCCGTCCGCGTGACCGGCCCGCCTGTCTTTTCGCCGTGCCCGTTGCAGGCTGTCCTGGCTTTGCCGAGGTTCTGCAGACCTTCCGCACCTGCAGGGCCATGCTGGGCGAGATCCTGTCCGCGTTCGAGTTCATGGACGCCGCGTGCATGGAGCTGGTCAGGCACCACCTCCGCCTCGCCTGCCCCGTGCAAGGTACTGTCCCCGCCAGCTGGcagcgcccgccgcccgccctgTGCCATCTGAGCCGTGGGCTGATGGGGGcctccggcccggcccggccgcgAAGTGCGAGGCAGCAGGGCGTCCCGCCGCAGTTTCGGCGGCCCCGTAACCGCTGAAAGCAGGGCTCTCCCTGAACCTGCCTCGCGTCCGCCCTCGGCCGAGTGCTGTCGGCCGTGCCACAGCCCTGGGGTCTCTGGAACAGCCAGACGCAGTCAGGGGCCCTCCCGGCTCCTCGCAGGAGAGGTGTCATCCCGTGAAGGCCCGGCCCTCAGAGCTCAGCCAGCGAGCGAGCCACTCTGTGCGAGCTCCTGCGGCCGTACGTCTCGGTGTTTCCACTTCTGAAGTCGGCCCGGAAGAAGCCATCGCTGGCTCACCCCAGGCTGCCCTGACAGACCACAGCCTCGCACAGAGGAGATTTACTCCCCCGGTCCTGGAGGCTGTGGCGGGGTTGGGTTCTGTGGCGGTCCTCTCGGGCGTTTTCTCTGCGGGGGGAGCCCTCtgtggtctcttcctcttctcctgagGGCTCCAGCCCTGTAAGATCAGGGCCCCACTCTCGTGACCTCATGTGACCTGAATAACCTCCCTAGAGGCCtgatttccaaatacagtcacatcggGGGTGGGCTAGGGCTTCACCATGAGAATTTGGGGGGTACACACGTCAGTCTAGAAGAGTCGTACATGTGGAAAGAACCTTATGCTGTAAGTTTTTACTGAGgtttttattttagtataaaatAGCAAACAACCTCAGCATCCAGTGGTAAATACATGAGACACGGACAACCTGTGGGACGAGGAAGGGTCtcgggtgggggtggaggcccCTGGGGTGTCATCCGCGGTGGCGGGTGCCGCGCCTCCCCTTTAGGCTGCAGTTTGGTAAGGGGAGCCCCCGCGCCCCCCGTGCAGGCACCAACAGTACAGCTTCGAGGTGTCTCCGGGGCACGGCCTCTCTTACAGGGAAAGACCTACTTTTAACCGTCTGAATTCCAGCCCAAGTAGCCAGCGGCCTCTCCGTGAGCCTGCCTGGCTCTCGGCTGACCACCTCCCCCTCCGCTCATCCTGCCTTCTGCCCACTCCAGAAAGTCCGTTCTACGTCCTCATCGAGACCTCGGGCTCCGCGGCCGGACACGACGCTGAGAAGCTGAGcggcttcctggagcaggtgctGGGCTCGGGGCTGGTGACCGACGGGACCCTGGCCACCGACCAGAGGAGGATCCAGGTGTGGAGGCTCGGCCCTTCCTTCCCGCGACACCTGAAGTCAGAGCGTGGCTTGGGACCGAGCGTGAGCTGGTGTCCCGGGCCTGACAGCATCTCCTCTTGGGAACACGCTCTTGGCGTCTCCATCACCTTCCGCTGCGAGGGCCTGTGGGCGGGTCCATGGGAAGCTGAGCCAGTCGTGGGGGCCAGACGGCTTCCCCAGGGACGGGCGCTGATGTTGGCACCAGAGAATGACTAGGGGGGCCTGGGGCAGTGGGGGCGGGCGCCGGTGGGGTTTCCTTTCCGTGTCTTCCCCCGTTTCTTCCTCAGTGTACCGTGGCCGTCgcacaggagggagggacagcCCGCCTCGGGGCCTGAGAGCCAGGGCCCGTCCCCTCCCGGCACACGGTGGCGCCTCTGATCTGCATCTTctgaagggggggggggtggcgccAGGCAGAAGCCCCGGCGTCATCATTGCAGTCTCTtggaagaaagaaagcaggagctGGAGGGGACACGCACGCTCCAGGCTTCTGCtcagggccggcggcggcggctctgTGCGAAGCTCAGGGGCCGGAGCAGGTCTCACGGGCCGTCTGCCTGGGGCGGGGCGTCCGtcccgtgggggtgggggtgcggccTGCCTCACGCCTGCTCTGGTCCTGCCGCGTCTGGGCCGCGGGCTCCACAGTCCTGTTCGCAAATGTTGGTGCCCAGGGGCCCGGCCGGGTGACAcaggagggggctgggctggTGTCTCTgctcggtgggggggggggtcaggagGACACCCCTGAAGGGGCGTGTGAGCACAGATGGACGGGGGGGGGCGTGAGGTCACCGGTGCAGGTGCACAAAGGCTGTTTCAGACAACGCGTCCTGGAGGGGGTGGAATTGGAGCAGAGGGCGAGGGGGGCGGGCGGACAAGGGGGCAGCAGGTCTTGTGGTCGCGCCAGGACGTGGGGGACGTGAGCGGAGGCTGAGGAGCCCACGGGCACGGGGCCGGGCCGGACCCTCCGGCTCAGGCCGGCCGTGCAGGGACGCGGCTGGGCTCCGGGTGTGTGAGGAGGGTCGGGCCCGTGGGAGCTGCTGATGGtcagtgttggggtgggggggccgagTGAGCCACGGTGCTGTAAAAAAATCCATGAGAGAACTGGGGCGATCTGGACCCCAGCTGAATGTCCCATGGTGGTAAGgagttattgttattttttcagGGGGGATTATTGCATTCTAGGtatgttaaaaaagcaaaagaaaggagTTTTTAGTTTGCCAAGAAAGTTGCTTTGTCGGGAGATTTCCTAAAAttccgggggtgggggagaaggcggtgggggggggggcagggcggcgggggcagggcagggatggggctcGGGGGGGAGGGACGTCCCCAGGCCCTCTGTTCTCTGACGGGACAGGGAAggcgcgggggctgggggggctgcTCAGGAGGGGCCGTGTGGCCGTGACGAGGGCGCCCCTTCCTCCTCGCACCCTCGGTCCCTCCCCGTGTCCCCGCGGCCCGGGCCCGGGGACGTCCCCTCCGTCTGCCGCGCTCCTCCtgcacctgccctgcccctgccctcactCGGGGCCCGTCACCAGGGTCACGGGATGTGCTCCGGTTGTCCCACGAGGGGTCCTGGGTGCCCGGGTCTCGGGGGCCAGCCTGTGGCCGCGTCCGGGAAGCTTGTCCCGGGGGGACTCTGGGGCAGACGCTGCAACCCCGCGGTCACCCGCAGCCACTCAGCATCGCCACCCTGCCGGCCGCGGTGACCGagcctgtcccctccctcccagacaCTGTGGGCCCTGAGGGAGAGGATCACCGAGGCCCTGAGCCGGGACGGCTACGTGTACAAGTACGACCTCTCGCTGCCCCTGGACCGGCTCTACGACCTCGTGAGCGACCTGCGCACCCGCCTCGGTCCGCGTGCCCGGCACGTGGTGGGCTACGGCCACCTGGGTGAGCGCGGCCGGCGGGAGGCGGGGGAGGCGGGCCCGGGGCGCGGGTGGGCGGGGTCTCGTCTGATGGTgcgctcgccccgccccgccccgcccccgtggAAGGATCTCAGAGCCAGTCCAGGGGATTCGCTTTTGCAGACAAACCGCACTCTATGCGTTCCTAATTGACAGGAGGgaacagtttcactgccctcAACTCTTGGCAGCCTCTGGGCCTGGGCAGGTGTGGGGGGCCGGCCTCCAGCGTCTGTGAGGTGGGGCTCCGCGTCGCCTCCTGGGCTGCGGGGCTTGGAAGAGGTGCGGCGGGTGAGGGGTGTGTGGTGGAGGGGCCGCCCTGGCCGGCGTCACTCTGAATGCCTGCGTGGAGGAACCCCACGTTCAGAAATCGAGGCTGAATGTTGAATTTGGCAAACGCTTTCTCTGGGTCAGCCCAGGTGCCCAGTGCTGGTTTTCCTGTGACCAGCCGGTGAGGCCCGTCACGCCAGACCTCTGAGGGCAGGTGGGTCTGTGTCCCAGGGGTAAGCCCAGTGTGGCCGTGACCCTCTTTTGTGTCTCGTTTGGTCCCGTTTACGTATCCCATGTAGGACTTTCTCCATCCTGTCCTGTAAGGTTTCCTCCTTCTGTCCAGGACGGATGTTGGTCTTGAAGTCATAAGGTGATTTGGGTAGCATCTCTGGAAGAGTCCGTCAGGTTGGAATTACCTCCTCCTTGAATGTGTGGTAGAACTTGCCGTGGAAGGTACCTGGGCCTGAAGCTTTTGTGggtattttttgggggggttgggggattGACTACAGAGAAGTTTCTTTAATAACCACAGGGTTCTCCCAGCTCTCCTCTTCTTCAGAATTGGTTttcgtaattttttttttcctgggaatttgtccatttcttttaagaCTTTGAGTATATTGGTATCACCTTTGTCAACCACAAATTGGCGTTCACCGCCGGCACTGGCCCTCCGCCTCCGCGAGGGGTGAGTCCTGTGCTGCTGCCACCGCTGACCTCCCACACCCCCTGCAAGGAggtcagggtggagagcaggggtgaggccctctgtgctccgggaagaactggcagaacaggtcttcagatagatgttttcaggagtcgattttatgagcccaattcttgtacctcctcatatctagaaaagcactaacgTCTTCACGGTGACGACTGCTTCTTGTGACCAGCAGAAACTTTACGTAAACCATGTGTGCTGGATTGCATGCTTTTCCCTTTCACcgaaatcacatatatactgaccttccccctgcctcttcgGAGCAGTCTCTCGGAGCTCTCTGGgaggctgtctcccgggctgcagtcctcattttgccccaaataaaacctaACTCGTAACTCTCACGtcgtgcatttttttaagtcgacacctTGTTCGTATTGTCCCTTTGTTTCCTGTGTGCCATGTCCAGCCTTTGGGGAGGGTGCTGTTTCACTCCTGACTTGGTTTGTTTCTTGTCTCTGTCGACTGAAGAAAAACGCACACGTTAAAGtgagttgttttttatttatttatttattttttatttttttattttttttatttttttgggggtacaccaggttcaatcatctgcttttatacacatatccccgtattccctcccttccttgactcccccccctcgagtcccccccaccctccccgccccagtcctctaaggcatcttccatcctcgagttggactccctttgttatacaacaacttcccactgactattttacagttggtagtatatatatgtctgtgctactctctcgcttcgtctcagtttccccttcaccccccgccccctcccaaacctcgagttctccagtccattctctgtatctgcgtccttgttcttgtcactgagttcatcagtaccatttttagattccgtatatgtgagttagcatacaatatttgtccttctctttctgacttacttcactatgtatgacagattgtagttctatccacctcattacatatagctccatctcatccctttttatagctgagtaatattccattgtatatatatgccacatcttctgtatccattcatttgttgatggacatttaggttgcttccatgtcctggctattgttatccggggaccttactgaggactgcagcctgggaggcagcctctcgGTAGCCTGGAGGGACAGCTTCGCAGAGACAAGGGCGGAGCCAGGACACATGGGAGTTTTCTGCTGCGTGAAAAACCAAACCCTGTAGTCAAATCCCAAAgtattactgctaatcacaaaaatcAGACATTTCAAGTTAATGAGTTtactgcttttctgtgtatgggaagatgcaagtctgggctcattgaaattactTGTTATATGCGCATCTTGACTGTCTCGGGCCAGTATCCAGAGCACAGgatgcttcctgtttttctccatgggACTGTGGGCGCAGGGGCTGAAGGCCCGGCCCTAGTCTACTGGAACAGCCAGTGACATTCCCTGTCCGCACCTGTTTTTCTCTCGTGTAAGCGTTTGTGCATTTTACAATCTCTTCAGAGAATCACTGCTTGGCTTTGTTGATCCTTTCTATtgtatgttttctctttcattcttttctgctgtttcctttattgttttctttgcttctccatTTTTAGGTGTACACCCCTGCTTTTCTAACCAGATAAATTAAGCACTTAGCTCATTGACTTTCAGCCTTTATGCTTTCCAGTGTATTTAAATTTCCTTCCACGTGACCACACATGTggttgttggtttttctttttttaattaattaatttatttggttatgtttatttatttggttgtgccaggtcttaggtgtggctcacgggctccttagttgcagcagacgGGCTgcttagttgcagctcgcgggctccttagttgcagcaggcaggcttcttagttgtggtaggCAGGCTCCTCAGTGGCAGcatgtgtgctccttagttgcagcaggcaggctccttagttgtggcaggcaggctccttagttgcagcttgcgggctCAGTGGTGGcacatgtgctccttagttgcagcatgcgggctccttagttgcagcaggcgggctccttagttgcaggaggcgggctccttagttgcggctcgcaggctTCTCGGTGGCAGcatgtgtgctccttagttgtggtaggtaaactcttagttgcggcatgtgggatctagttccccgaccagggattgaacccaggccccctgcattgggagcgcggagtcttatgCATTGTGCCTCCCGGTggctggttctgtttctctcctcATCAGACTCCGCACGACCAGAAGCGC
Coding sequences within it:
- the D2HGDH gene encoding D-2-hydroxyglutarate dehydrogenase, mitochondrial isoform X1 — encoded protein: MMPRVAPRWPAWLLWRVACAQGVSAQQRTREAASRLPGLGGPRGAVGARPLVRRGSSWAPSRAPEVMLTRERYPVRRLPFSVVSEDDLAALERIVPGRVITDPQELEAPNVDWLRTVRGSSKVLLRPRTCQEVAHILRYCHERNLAVSPQGGNTGMVGGSTPVFDEIIVSTALMNQVISFHDVSGVLVCQAGCVLEELSRHVEARGFVMPLDLGAKGSCHIGGNVATNAGGLRFLRYGSLRGTVLGLEVVLADGTVLNGLTTLRKDNTGYDLKQLFIGSEGTLGVITAVSILCPPKPSAVSVAFLGCPGFAEVLQTFRTCRAMLGEILSAFEFMDAACMELVRHHLRLACPVQESPFYVLIETSGSAAGHDAEKLSGFLEQVLGSGLVTDGTLATDQRRIQVWRLGPSFPRHLKSERGLGPSTLWALRERITEALSRDGYVYKYDLSLPLDRLYDLVSDLRTRLGPRARHVVGYGHLGDGNLHLNVTAEAFSASLLGALEPYVYEWTARQRGSVSAEHGLGFKKKDVLGYSKPPAAVRLMRQLKALLDPKGILNPYKTLPART
- the D2HGDH gene encoding D-2-hydroxyglutarate dehydrogenase, mitochondrial isoform X3, with translation MMPRVAPRWPAWLLWRVACAQGVSAQQRTREAASRLPGLGGPRGAVGARPLVRRGSSWAPSRAPEVMLTRERYPVRRLPFSVVSEDDLAALERIVPGRVITDPQELEAPNVDWLRTVRGSSKVLLRPRTCQEVAHILRYCHERNLAVSPQGGNTGMVGGSTPVFDEIIVSTALMNQVISFHDVSGVLVCQAGCVLEELSRHVEARGFVMPLDLGAKGSCHIGGNVATNAGGLRFLRYGSLRGTVLGLEVVLADGTVLNGLTTLRKDNTGYDLKQLFIGSEGTLGVITAVSILCPPKPSAVSVAFLGCPGFAEVLQTFRTCRAMLGEILSAFEFMDAACMELVRHHLRLACPVQESPFYVLIETSGSAAGHDAEKLSGFLEQVLGSGLVTDGTLATDQRRIQTLWALRERITEALSRDGYVYKYDLSLPLDRLYDLVSDLRTRLGPRARHVVGYGHLGDGNLHLNVTAEAFSASLLGALEPYVYEWTARQRGSVSAEHGLGFKKKDVLGYSKPPAAVRLMRQLKALLDPKGILNPYKTLPART
- the D2HGDH gene encoding D-2-hydroxyglutarate dehydrogenase, mitochondrial isoform X4, with the protein product MMPRVAPRWPAWLLWRVACAQGVSAQQRTREAASRLPGLGGPRGAVGARPLVRRGSSWAPSRAPEVMLTRERYPVRRLPFSVVSEDDLAALERIVPGRVITDPQELEAPNVDWLRTVRGSSKVLLRPRTCQEVAHILRYCHERNLAVSPQGGNTGMVGGSTPVFDEIIVSTALMNQVISFHDVSGVLVCQAGCVLEELSRHVEARGFVMPLDLGAKGSCHIGGNVATNAGGLRFLRYGSLRGTVLGLEVVLADGTVLNGLTTLRKDNTGYDLKQLFIGSEGTLGVITAVSILCPPKPSAVSVAFLGCPGFAEVLQTFRTCRAMLGEILSAFEFMDAACMELVRHHLRLACPVQESPFYVLIETSGSAAGHDAEKLSGFLEQVLGSGLVTDGTLATDQRRIQVWRLGPSFPRHLKSERGLGPSTLWALRERITEALSRDGYVYKYDLSLPLDRLYDLVSDLRTRLGPRARHVVGYGHLGLSPSCPVRFPPSVQDGCWS
- the D2HGDH gene encoding D-2-hydroxyglutarate dehydrogenase, mitochondrial isoform X2; translated protein: MMPRVAPRWPAWLLWRVACAQGVSAQQRTREAASRLPGLGGPRGAVGARPLVRRGSSWAPSRAPEVMLTRERYPVRRLPFSVVSEDDLAALERIVPGRVITDPQELEAPNVDWLRTVRGSSKVLLRPRTCQEVAHILRYCHERNLAVSPQGGNTGMVGGSTPVFDEIIVSTALMNQVISFHDVSGVLVCQAGCVLEELSRHVEARGFVMPLDLGAKGSCHIGGNVATNAGGLRFLRYGSLRGTVLGLEVVLADGTVLNGLTTLRKDNTGYDLKQLFIGSEGTLGVITAVSILCPPKPSAVSVAFLGCPGFAEVLQTFRTCRAMLGEILSAFEFMDAACMELVRHHLRLACPVQESPFYVLIETSGSAAGHDAEKLSGFLEQVLGSGLVTDGTLATDQRRIQVWRLGPSFPRHLKSERGLGPSTLWALRERITEALSRDGYVYKYDLSLPLDRLYDLVSDLRTRLGPRARHVVGYGHLGALHVEPCQGGPAFSGAEPSIRTLLPDGVVVLSARQRGWAGCPGAWPDTSRGVGREGFFKMKSTFKSADLQESRFPP
- the D2HGDH gene encoding D-2-hydroxyglutarate dehydrogenase, mitochondrial isoform X5, with product MVGGSTPVFDEIIVSTALMNQVISFHDVSGVLVCQAGCVLEELSRHVEARGFVMPLDLGAKGSCHIGGNVATNAGGLRFLRYGSLRGTVLGLEVVLADGTVLNGLTTLRKDNTGYDLKQLFIGSEGTLGVITAVSILCPPKPSAVSVAFLGCPGFAEVLQTFRTCRAMLGEILSAFEFMDAACMELVRHHLRLACPVQESPFYVLIETSGSAAGHDAEKLSGFLEQVLGSGLVTDGTLATDQRRIQVWRLGPSFPRHLKSERGLGPSTLWALRERITEALSRDGYVYKYDLSLPLDRLYDLVSDLRTRLGPRARHVVGYGHLGDGNLHLNVTAEAFSASLLGALEPYVYEWTARQRGSVSAEHGLGFKKKDVLGYSKPPAAVRLMRQLKALLDPKGILNPYKTLPART